Proteins encoded in a region of the Ziziphus jujuba cultivar Dongzao chromosome 3, ASM3175591v1 genome:
- the LOC112492316 gene encoding receptor-like protein 9DC3, producing the protein MGWFSLLSLLFFLLPFSSFQTSSNVSSSSIIHHPSPLCHPYERSALIQFKNSFSINNTIASDYYECDGIDPSTISWAKNDASNCCAWRGVTCDEKAGHVIGLDLSCASLQGAFHSNSTLFFLRNLQSLHLSQNDFGGSTIPSEFGKFSDLEHLILYDSNFLGNVPPEISYLSKLVTLDLSWNNIHKLKVDTFTLKRIVTNLTNLEAFYLSRVDMSSVSPVVLMNLSSSLINLTLSLCSLGGNLPADYIFHLPKLEMLYLGGNENLTGSLFPKSNRNTSSPLKRLSLFDSKLLIDFPYLIQNFKYSLEFLYLGSCKILGWNPTLLANLTQISVLDLSSNNFGGEIPWSSLMHLERLISLDLSDNNFTGQLPEISSYNSTQLSFSYDNSSNSLTSGGPLPLELESLYLSDNLLDGKIPGWLYSLKSLENLDLSSNQFTGYIEEFQFHPLVSLDLSNNKLRGSLPSSIFQQVNLTFLDLSSNILSGDVGINDFSKLKRLEYLSISENQLSGEIPSSICDLNSLNYLDLSNNSLTGKVHPCLGNFSISLSVLNLHTNKLHGTIPLTFAKGNSLRNLNLNGNQLGGILPQSLVRCKKMEILDVGNNKINGTFPYWLESLPMLQVLILRSNRFHGSIDVSPKTALPFQTLRIMDLSDNEFSGNLPTKYFKNLLAMMDAYSDQLTYMGEDQYYESTIVVIKGFFIELVKIQTMFTTIDLSKNNFEGEIPKLIGKLKSLKGLNFSHNKLTGTIPSTLENLSNLEWLDLSSNELVGEIPQQLTNMISLEVLNLSKNRLVGPIPSGKQFNTFDNTSYSENMGLCGFPLSKICGNNEAPQSPTTKFEEEGGYGFDWKIILVGYGCGIVIGVSLGYIVLSNEKFTLFLIKIGFSNLLYA; encoded by the coding sequence ATGGGTTGGTTTTCATTGCTATCgttgcttttctttcttcttcctttttcttcatttcaGACATCGTCAAATGTTTCTTCTTCCTCCATTATTCATCATCCTTCTCCATTGTGCCATCCGTACGAGAGATCCGCTTTGATCCAATTCAAAAACTCATTTTCCATTAATAATACCATTGCTTCTGATTATTATGAATGTGATGGTATTGATCCTTCGACAATCTCTTGGGCCAAGAATGACGCATCAAATTGTTGTGCATGGAGAGGAGTCACGTGTGATGAAAAGGCTGGTCATGTGATCGGCCTTGATCTTTCTTGTGCCAGCCTTCAAGGAGCTTTTCATTCTAACAGCACTCTTTTCTTCCTTCGCAATCTACAGAGTCTTCACCTCTCACAAAATGATTTTGGAGGCTCAACAATTCCGTCTGAATTCGGTAAGTTTTCCGATTTAGAGCACCTTATATTGTATGATTCTAATTTTTTGGGGAATGTACCACCAGAAATCTCGTACCTATCCAAACTGGTTACGCTTGATCTTTCTTGGAATAATATTCATAAACTGAAAGTAGACACTTTTACCTTGAAAAGAATTGTCACAAACCTTACCAATCTTGAAGCATTTTATCTGAGTCGAGTTGATATGTCCTCTGTTTCCCCTGTTGTCTTGATGAAtttgtcttcttctttgatAAACCTTACGCTCAGTCTTTGCAGTCTCGGAGGGAACTTACCTGCAGATTACATTTTCCACCTACCAAAACTTGAAATGCTTTATTTAGGTGGGAATGAGAATCTCACCGGTTCCTTGTTCCCTAAATCTAATCGGAATACTAGTAGTCCACTCAAGCGATTGAGTCTTTTTGATTCTAAACTCTTAATAGATTTCCCTTAtctaattcaaaatttcaagtaCTCTTTGGAATTTCTGTACCTCGGGAGTTGTAAAATACTAGGATGGAATCCCACTTTGCTTGCTAACCTCACTCAAATCAGTGTGTTAGATCTCTCCTCTAACAATTTTGGTGGTGAAATCCCATGGTCATCTCTGATGCATCTAGAGCGCCTCATATCATTAGATTTGTCAGACAACAACTTTACTGGCCAGCTTCCTGAAATTTCTAGTTATAACTCCACCCAACTTTCTTTCTCATATGATAACTCATCAAATAGTTTAACATCCGGCGGTCCTCTTCCATTGGAGTTAGAATCTCTGTACTTATCTGATAACCTACTCGACGGGAAAATTCCTGGTTGGCTGTACTCCTTAAAATCTTTGGAGAATCTAGATCTTAGTAGTAACCAATTCACTGGTTACATTGAGGAATTTCAATTCCATCCCTTGGTGAGTCTCGATTTAAGTAATAATAAACTCCGCGGATCCCTTCCAAGCTCAATCTTTCAACAAGTGAATCTTACTTTCCTAGATCTTTCCTCAAATATCTTGAGCGGTGATGTCGGGATAAACGACTTTTCAAAGTTAAAAAGACTGGAATACCTTTCAATCTCCGAAAACCAATTGAGTGGAGAGATACCTTCTTCAATTTGTGATCTTAATTCACTTAATTATCTTGATTTATCCAATAATTCTCTCACTGGGAAGGTTCATCCGTGTCTTGGAAATTTTAGTATCAGCTTGTCAGTGTTGAATCTGCATACAAACAAGTTGCATGGCACAATTCCTCTGACATTTGCAAAGGGAAATTCATTGAGGAATCTCAACCTTAATGGAAATCAACTCGGTGGGATATTGCCGCAATCTTTGGTCAGATGTAAAAAGATGGAAATTTTAGATGTTGGAAATAACAAGATAAATGGCACATTTCCCTACTGGTTGGAATCTCTTCCTATGCTACAAGTTCTTATCTTGAGATCTAATAGATTTCATGGTTCCATAGATGTTAGTCCCAAAACTGCACTTCCTTTCCAAACGTTGCGAATCATGGACCTCTCTGACAATGAGTTCAGTGGTAATTTgccaacaaaatatttcaagaatttgTTGGCCATGATGGATGCATATTCGGACCAATTGACATACATGGGAGAAGATCAATATTATGAATCTACCATTGTTGTCATAAAAGGCTTCTTTATTGAATTGGTGAAAATTCAAACCATGTTCACAACAATTGACttgtcaaaaaataattttgaaggagaGATTCCAAAGTTGATCGGCAAGCTAAAGTCTCTTAAAGGGCTCAACTTTTCACATAATAAATTGACTGGTACTATCCCATcaacattggaaaatttgagtaACCTTGAATGGTTAGACCTCTCTTCGAATGAGCTTGTTGGAGAGATTCCTCAACAATTGACAAACATGATATCTCTTGAAGTGTTAAATCTCTCAAAAAACAGATTGGTTGGACCCATACCTAGTGGCAAGCAATTCAACACATTCGACAACACTTCATACAGCGAAAATATGGGATTATGTGGATTTCCATTGTCTAAAATATGTGGCAATAATGAGGCACCACAATCTCCGACCACAAAGTTCGAAGAAGAAGGTGGTTATGGGTTTGACTGGAAGATCATCTTGGTGGGTTATGGATGTGGAATCGTGATTGGAGTATCATTGGGATATATAGTGCTTTCTAATGAAAAATTTACTCTGTTTTTGATAAAGATTGGATTCAGTAATTTACTGTATGCCTAG